In Podarcis muralis chromosome 7, rPodMur119.hap1.1, whole genome shotgun sequence, the genomic stretch ttctctctgtgcccctcccagcagtcatttctcctctgctcactgctgtggatacatgccCTGACTGTCGTTTTAGGACAGACAAAGGAAAAGACTTCTCcacacagcacattgttaaactatggaattagcTTTCACAAGACGcaatgatagccaccaacttggatagcatTAAataaggattagacaaattcgtggaggagaaggctttcaatggctaTGTTGTACCTGAACTAtcatgcctctgaaaaccagttgctgggaatcacaagtggggagagtgcttgttgcactcatgtccagcttgcaggcatctggttgggcactatgagaacaggatgtgggactaAATGGctcactgacctgatccagcaggctcatcttttGTCCTTCTGCCCTGCAGAGTAAATACTGCTAGGCttgaaggaccaatggtctgactttgtataTAAGAATAGCTGCACATCATCAGAAGTCCCAAACGGTACAGATTCAAACACTAACTGACTAGGCTATTTGGTACCTCTGAAGAGGATTAACAGCAACTATTTTCACAACTAGTATTTAAATGGGTTTTTGCATTGTCTACAGTTCAATTTTCATTGAATGAAAATGCCTTATCCTCCAGAATGAATGCCCATTTCTAGACTTACTTAAGTATTTGCACTAATGAAGGATTTTTTACATTCATTCCTGTACTGTATGTACCACTAACTTAGGGCATGAATTATTTAATAGGGATAGCCTTCATTCAATAATTGAGGGATTctgctcatttcaaaaaaagagCTAAAAGTCCCTCCCCAAGATGCTGTGGGCAAGGGAAGGGCTGCTGAGATGTCAAAAGCCACCAGCAAGAATGCCTAGCTAGAAGCCTCTGGGTGATTCTCGTAAAattcacattctgtaatttcatCACCAAAGACAAGTTCAAACTGCATCTTTCTAGCAGCTTGGCTTAACACTTCAGCACTGAACCAACATGGGTATCTTCAACTAGcaaggtgcttttttttttctattttttgcaggggagggggtTAAATTGTGCCGCACAGATCTGCAAATACAGTAAGAGATCCAGAATGGGAGGAGTCATTGGCAAGCACTGATCCTTCCCCAAAGCTGCCATCTGCACACGCCTTCTAAAGCATCTACCCTGGTACTCACCTTTGCCCCATCCTGGACCAAGCAAACACTTCAATGACTCTTATTAAGAGATGCTAGAAGGGCTAGAAGGGCAATTTCTCCACCTTTTCAATGTATGTTTCCCAGAAAAGGCAGCTGAGGCAGGGCTGGGGCTTGTGTCTTCATTTGCAGCAGGGGTCGGGAGTCATGCAGAATTAAGGAAAGGCAGAGTACAAGGCTGGGCTCATGTATTTCATTTGCACAATGTCAGGTGTTCCAGGTTCACTTTGCAGAAGGCTTCCTATCGTCAATTTTTCTCTGCTTTCTGCCAGCAAATGGGCAGGTGAAGCAGCATGGCACACTCTGGTACCCTTTTATCTGCTTTCCAGTGAGATAAATTCTGTCTGGGGTTTTCCCTTGGATAGAGCCACAAGCTGGGACTGCATCAATGAAAAAGGCACATTTCACGTTGGAAACCATGgtgtgtagccaagggggggcagctgccctcccctagatcaagtaaaacaatagaaatacttatctaactgaccaatcatgtcggtcctgccccccccccaactctggctacacccatgttggAAACGTAGCTATTAAGCATTGTCACCAGTCTCCCCTTTGAGGGCTACGAGTGGACGCTTGCTCGTAACAGCATGACAGCTAAATGGACCCTTCAGCGTCTATCTCTGAATGCCAATGGCAGAGATGACAGCAGGCTTTGCGTCTTCCTTGTGCGCTTCGTTTTCGGACATCTGATGGTTGGTCACTGGGAGAAAGCGGGATGCTGGGCCGGGGGGCGTGTCTTTAGATAGAGAGCTGCCAAATTAAGGGAGAAGTGAATGGGCTCTCGATGGCTCCTGGTCATGAGTTTCGCGATACAGAGGCAGTCTCCCTCGGGGCGAGGCCTTCCCCTCGGGGCACCAAGAGGCAGCATGCTGGGTCTGGCCGGAGTGTGGTTTCCCCGCCCCAGTGACTCAGCAAATCCgcgccgcctcctccgcctcttATAAGACCCGCGGCGCCGACGGCTTAGTTCAACTGCTGCCCGACTTGCATCACCATGGCTGGTAAGTAACTCGTCTCCTCGGCCCAGCCTTACTCTGGTGGGCCCTAAAGTGCGCATCAGGCTGCCCCGCGGAGCCAAGCGAGCAGGTCGAAAAGGGAGGCAGgacgggggtgggtgggatcgGTCGAGTCGAGTCTCCAAGGCACAGGCTCCCCCTGCAGGAGTCCTTTCCCGCCTCGAGAGCGTCTCCCCTCGGGTTCCCGAGGCCCTGCGGCAGCGCCGGCAGCAACTATGTACCGGCTCTCCTTACAGCTCGGCAGGCGCTGATCGTGCTGGCCCACCCGGAGCGGACATCCTTCAACTATGCCATGAAGGAGGCGGCTGTCGAGGCGCTGCAGAAGAGTGGCTGGAAGGTGACCGTCTCGGATCTCTACGCCATGCGCTTCAACCCGGTCCTCTCCCGGGACGACGTCACCGGTACATAGGTCTCTGGGTCCCTCTCGCTCCGCTAGGTGTGTCTGCACAGATTGGCGGCGGCGCCAGCTCGGCTGGGTTTCAGGCCGGCTGGTAGGGGGCGCTTTCCCACAGCCCCCCTGCCTGGAGGAACTGTCGTCGGGGCGAGTACCCGGGACCTTTTGCCGTTCCTTTCCCGGAGCCCCCAGAGGCTCCGCCTCGCCTGCGTGCCTGGACCCacccttccccctctccccctccctcaggcAAGCCGAAAGACTCGCAGCACTTCAGCTACCCGGCCGAAACGGGGCTGGCATGGAAAGAAGGCCGCCTGAGCAGGGACATCGTAGAGGAGCAAAAGAAGCTGGACGCTGCCGATCTTGTCATCTTCCAGGTGGTTCCCAGATCATAGGACGCTGCCTTCTAAGGAGTCAGACCACCTGGTCCATCAAGCCCAGGGTTGTTTAAGTGAACTGTTTCTCGAGGTTTTCAGGCATgagtctcccccaccccttctacAGCCCTTCTCCAACTATCATAGATGGGCATCGGCTTCCTGGGAGGGGATTTAAAGGGGGGGTGTGATTTTTCACCTGCACCATAAGCCTTGCCTTGCCTTAGGCTTGTAGTGTTTGACCTGAGTGTGGATTTTGGCCATGAATCTTGTTGGCCAATGAACTCTGGAGAGGCAAAATTAGTAAATCCTAATTCAGTAAAGAGGGTGGGAGCAACTTGCAGCTCAGGCTTTAAAAATTGGAGTCTGGCAAACATGGAAATTGTCCACACAGGGCCTGTACTTCACAGGGGGGAAACGATATGCTTCTAACCCCCTGCTGGAGCTTGCCATTGGAACAAAGTTCTGGAGCTAGTGGTTCTAAGGGCATAGCTGTGGGGAATGGTACCTGGACTCTAAAGTACCATGAAATGAATGTGCAACAAGGGCCTCAACCCTTAGCCTGTGGCTCTGCTTCTGTTGCAGTTCCCTCTCCAGTGGTTTGGTGTCCCAGCCATCTTGAAAGGGTGGTATGAGCGTGTCCTCACTGGTGGATTTGCCTACTCCTACAGTGCCATGTATGACCAGGGACCCTTCAAGGTAGGTATGCAGTGGGGATTTGGTGGGAGTgaagtcttgctgctgctgtagccgcCACCACCTTTCATTCTCTCCCATGTTCAGCTCCAACTGGCCAGTAGCTGCAGCCTGTCTGTTGTGCATTTGAGCCCTGCAGTCAGCCTCTTTGGTGCTCTGCATGAAACAATATGGCAGACTCTGGTGGTAGTGGGAAAAGACAGAGGATTCTGACAATGACCCTGCCTCTTGGTATTTTAGAGAAGGGTGTTCTGTGGGACAGAGAAGGTGCAGTTCCTTTCCTCCATATTGTGGCAAGATGATGATCAGCTGGGCTTTCACAATACTCTGCAAAATGACCCTTGTTCACTAGTTGCTCTCTGCATGACAGTGTCTCAGCTGCTGTGTAAAACATAACTCATATTTGGTTACTTACAGAATAAGAAGACTCTACTTTCCTTCACCACTGGTGGGATGGGCTCCATGTACACCCCTGGAGGCATCAATGGGGACATCAACATCCTTCTTTGGCCAATACAGGTAACAAGGCAACATTTAGTGTCAAACCCATAGCTATTTCTAAGAGAGTTTTAAAATTAGTATTAAAAGGTGTAATACTTAAGTAGATGGTGCAAACTTCTGCCTTACACAGAATTCTTACAGGTTCCTGTACTTGTCTGGTTTGAGAACCTTTGTGTAATCCAGAGGTTTACAATCCTGCATTCCAACCAATTGGCGAGATGACTGTTTTTTCAAGAGCTGTAGTTTACTGAATCCTAGCAGAAAGCCCACATCCCTTGTGTGGAAAGTTGTAGACAAATTTTAGGTTTTTAAAATGAGTAAAAATGTCATAGACATTTAGTATGGTAACAAAAACACATACTGTACTGGAAATGTCATTATAGATCTCTTTGTTGGTCCTGAACTTGTTCTAATTACATTCCTCCTGCACTATTTGAATATGTATTtgatttgcaaatgttctttcttCCTACTCCCCAGAGTGGCACTCTCCATTTCTGTGGTTTCCAAGTCTTGGCACCCCAGATCGCTTTCAGTATTGGCCATACACCACCAGAGGCCCGCTCCCAAATCCTGGAGATGTGGAAGAAGAGATTGGCCACTATCTGGGAGGAGACACCCCTCAGCTTTGCCCCAAGCAACAACTTTGATTTGAGCTTTGCTGGGGGCTTTCTTCTGAAGAAAGAGGTCCAGGAACAGCAAGAAGATAAAAAATATGGGCTGACAACTGGCCAGCATCTGGGAAAGCCACTCCTGCCTGATAATCAAGTCAAAGCCCAGCAGAAATAGCAAATTCTGTTGGTAAATTGGGACAAAAAAAAGGCCTTTCTGTAGTAATGCCAGCAGTAAAAGTTTCCTACTTTCACTTTCTCTGGGTTCATAGGGTCCCTGTAGGGCAGACCTTCCCCAAACCGGCGCCCTTCTGCTGTGTTTGATTCCAGTCCCATCAGCCcaacaaggatgatgggagttgaaacccAAACTACCTGGGAGCACACCAGATGGGAAAACTGGTTGGGCACTCTACCATTAAAAACAGTTAGTTCTTACCTTGTGTATGTAATGCAAGGCATATACTCCACAATGGAGCCTGCATTATTAGTATTCTGCTTTTTGCAGCATTGAGATCCTAGCCTATAATCCACAGGTGGGCAACCACCAGCCTTTCACATTCCTCTTTGCAGTCCCCACCTCAGCAAAGAGTACCACCATACTGCCTTGAGCAACAGAAGAGTTGGCAGGATGGTCCAACCCCAGAGCAAAGTACTTAGAGCTTGGGTCTTGCACTTCTCCAAGTGCATATGCCTGGAGAGCATCATAGGATGTATCCAATGTTAGTGCTACttggagcagacccattgaaagtaaAAGGCGTATCTAACTTAGGCACACTAATTTCAATGCATCTACACAGAGTAGAATGTACTTATATAGAACTCTATGGATCTACGTGGCTGCTTTTTTGTCAGCTCTTCCATTTCTTGTCATAGTGGCCTCAAGGTAGTGGGGGTGGGTGGAGTACATTGCCTTTACTTCATCAGCAACAACCAATCCACAATGGATAAAACAAGCTACTTGGCAGTCAATACCACTTGCACCAGACTTGAGCTGCCAGAGGAGAGGTGCAGTGGCAATCTGTCTGAAGACAAAACAAGCCACAGATGCAGCTGAAAAGAGGGCAGCTGGGAAGAGTGGTGAAGACAACTGGGCTCCCACCTTCTCCAGCTGGAATCGGCCACAGCACAGGAAGGCAGGGGTAGAGTTCCCTGGCAATAAATGGTgctccagggggtgggggtgggtggggaaaagtgTAATTAACTGGTGGGGAAGGTGAAGGGTTGCTTTAAATCCTCTTAGTTTACTTGCTGGTAGTAGGGATTAATACTTCTTGAGATTTTTGTACTTTGGTAATAACTTTCACATGTACTAACAACAAAGCCAGGTGTTGCCTCTATTAGTCAGGTTTGTTGGAATGTCATGTAGATTTATACAAGTCTCTCTTGCGCCAGCAGAGAAATTTagaataaaatacttttttaaaccCTTCTGCAGCTGTCTATTGAGTCAAGGGCCACATTTTGTGCTAGGCATTTATACAGTTTGAACCTATTACACCTGTTGGATTCTCGCATGACAGCACTGCTCAGAGGGGAGGGGTGCCTGTTTGTGTCTCCATGAGATGTGGTGAAGGGAGAAGCCTAAGGCTGCTGCTCTACCATACACAGTAATATGGGACAAGCCAGCGCAGACATGGTGGGTTCTGCAAAGGAGGTATTTACACAAAGAAGGTTCTACCTTCCCATCAGTCCAGTGAAGGGACACCCCTCTCCACCTGCTCCATATACGCTGGTGGTGGCTTGCTTATCGGCCATAGAGCAAAAAGGGAtgtatagaattgtagggttggaagggaccctgaggatcatctagtccaacccccctgcaatgctggaatatgcagctgcctcatatggggatcaaacgtgcaaccttggtgttaccagcatcatgccctaaccaactgagctatcattaGGAAACTTCTAGCCAGTGTGTGCAGGGCTCAGCAGACAACACACTAGCCTTGCACTTCAGGACCCGATGACTCCAAGATACTGAAAAGAATGGAGCACAGTAGCAATACACTGCAAAATGAAAACTTTCAAAGTTTTATTCTTGACTGCAGCTGTGTACAGAAATATAGTTGCAAGTATACAAATGTCCCAATAGAAGCAAAATATCTCTCTCTTAATATTCAACAAGTTATCACAGGATAGctaaaaacaaatgcaaatgagtcccccccaccccctccaatagAATAAACAAAACCATTATCAGTGCTCTGAGAAACCCACCTACACAAGCCAGGGACACAAAATGCACAAGGGGCCATCTGAGGCTACATTCACATTGCAGGATATTGGAAAAGGCTGCTTGGTGGCTGGCTGGTCTTGAGTGCTGTTCTAAGCGAGCATggcaagaaaggggagggggagggagtgtGTTAGGACTGCAGCAATATTAACAGGCCGAGCTCTGGGAGAAAACCTTCATTAGTTGCACGCAAATTGCTGTTGGGACAGAGGGGTGCAACAAGATTCTTGGTCTCAGCAGGTCCAAGCCCAAACTGTTCAGAACAAAACCTTGCCCTGTCCAAATGGGACTTCATTCCAAATAAGTTGGACTCCATGGGCCAGAGCCCCAATACAAAAGCTGCTGAAAAGAGGAAACAATGGACCCCAGATGACAGCCAAGCTACCTAAGGGCTTAAGGATCAAAGTGGCAGTGGTGGCAGGGACTGAAAGAAAactgcagtggtggcagcagcagcatccataTGGGCCATGTCTGGTGCAGAGGTCAGGGTTACACTCAAAAGTTATTCCAATGCAGGAAATCCTCTGCTATGAGCTCAAACAAGAGACCACCATTTTCTGAAGCAGTCACAAGCAGCCTGGACTGTCAAGatgttcttcctaatatttagtttaAATCCTTTTTCTTGCAAAATGGACCTATTGGTTAACACTGAAGCCctggagaaaacaacaacaaaatgtttgcTCCCATGATCAAGAGTGACAGCCTGTCAAATACTTAGGGATGGATATCAAATCTCCTCTTCATTGTTTCTTGTGCAGCCTAAATATACTTAGTCCTTTCAACCTTTTCAAATGGGACGTGGCTATGACCAAGTTGCTCATTGCCAGGGTGGGCAAGACCAAAGGAGGTACTTCCTGGCCTTTGAGGCTCTGCTCCGATGCAGTGTGCTAGAGGATTACTCAGGATAAGATACAAACACTTTCCTAGGCATGTTTGGAGTGGTGCACAAGAGGAGGATGGAAAGCAAGTCAGGGATGCCTGAAAGGACAGCTCTCTTGACCATTAATATGCAGGGAGGGACCTGAAACCACAAGGGCTTTTACAGTTCTACAAAATCT encodes the following:
- the NQO1 gene encoding NAD(P)H dehydrogenase [quinone] 1 isoform X1; its protein translation is MAARQALIVLAHPERTSFNYAMKEAAVEALQKSGWKVTVSDLYAMRFNPVLSRDDVTGKPKDSQHFSYPAETGLAWKEGRLSRDIVEEQKKLDAADLVIFQFPLQWFGVPAILKGWYERVLTGGFAYSYSAMYDQGPFKNKKTLLSFTTGGMGSMYTPGGINGDINILLWPIQSGTLHFCGFQVLAPQIAFSIGHTPPEARSQILEMWKKRLATIWEETPLSFAPSNNFDLSFAGGFLLKKEVQEQQEDKKYGLTTGQHLGKPLLPDNQVKAQQK
- the NQO1 gene encoding NAD(P)H dehydrogenase [quinone] 1 isoform X2, with translation MERRPPEQGHRRGAKEAGRCRSCHLPGGSQIIGRCLLRSQTTWSIKPRFPLQWFGVPAILKGWYERVLTGGFAYSYSAMYDQGPFKNKKTLLSFTTGGMGSMYTPGGINGDINILLWPIQSGTLHFCGFQVLAPQIAFSIGHTPPEARSQILEMWKKRLATIWEETPLSFAPSNNFDLSFAGGFLLKKEVQEQQEDKKYGLTTGQHLGKPLLPDNQVKAQQK